The following coding sequences are from one Streptomyces dengpaensis window:
- the infB gene encoding translation initiation factor IF-2, translating to MAKVRVYELAKEFGVESKVVMAKLQELGEFVRSASSTIEAPVVRKLTDALQQGSGGGKPASARKAAPAKPAAPSPAQAARPAAPRPPAPKPAAAERPSAPVTPVTPVTPATPGPRPTPGPKPAPKPAPAAPAPVAPEFTAPPSAPAAPATGARPGARPGAPKPGARPAGPGQGGPRGDRPERGDRQGAPRQGGQAPRPGARPAGPRPGNNPFTSGGSTGMARPQAPRPGGAPRPGGGGAPGGPRPQGAGQGGPRPQGGPGGAPRPQGGPGGSRPTPGGMPRPQAPRPGGGPGGPGGNRPNPGMMPQRPAAGPRPGGGGPGGRGPGGGGGRPGPGGGGRPGGGGGGGFAGRPGGGGGGGFAGRPGGPGGGGGGFAGRPGGPGGGGGGRPGFGGRPGGPGGRGGTQGAFGRPGGPARRGRKSKRQRRQEYEAMQAPSVGGVMLPRGNGQAVRLSRGASLTDFAEKINANPASLVAVMMNLGEMVTATQSVSDETLLLLGQEMNYEVQIVSPEEEDRELLESFDIEFGEDEGGEEFLVARPPVVTVMGHVDHGKTRLLDTIRKTNVVAGEAGGITQHIGAYQVATEVNDEQRRITFIDTPGHEAFTAMRARGAKSTDIAILVVAANDGVMPQTIEALNHAKAADVPIVVAVNKIDVEGADPTKVRGQLTEFGLVAEEYGGDTMFVDISAKQGLNIDQLLEAVVLTADASLDLRANPEQDAQGIAIESHLDRGRGAVATVLVQRGTLRVGDTMVVGDAYGRVRAMLDDKGENVEEAGPSTPVLVLGLTNVPGAGDNFLVVDEDRTARQIAEKRAARERNANFARRGVRFSLENLDEALKAGLVQELNLIIKGDASGSVEALESSLLQLDVGDEVDIRVLHRGVGAVTESDINLATGSDAIVIGFNVRAAGRAAQMAEREGVDVRYYSVIYQAIEEIEAALKGMLKPEYEEVELGTAEIREVFKSSKLGNIAGVLVRSGEVKRNTKARLIRDGKVIAENLTISGLRRFKDDVTEIREGFEGGINLGNFNDIKVDDVIATYEMREKPRS from the coding sequence GTGGCTAAGGTCCGGGTATACGAACTCGCCAAGGAGTTCGGGGTTGAGAGCAAGGTCGTCATGGCCAAGCTCCAAGAGCTCGGTGAATTCGTCCGTTCGGCGTCCTCGACGATCGAGGCGCCCGTTGTACGCAAACTGACTGACGCCCTCCAGCAGGGCAGCGGTGGCGGCAAGCCCGCCTCCGCCCGTAAGGCTGCCCCGGCCAAGCCGGCGGCCCCCTCTCCCGCGCAGGCCGCCCGTCCGGCTGCCCCGCGCCCGCCGGCCCCGAAGCCGGCCGCGGCCGAGCGCCCCTCGGCGCCGGTCACTCCGGTCACTCCGGTCACTCCGGCGACTCCGGGCCCGCGCCCCACGCCGGGTCCCAAGCCTGCTCCGAAGCCCGCTCCGGCGGCTCCGGCTCCGGTCGCGCCCGAGTTCACCGCGCCCCCGTCGGCCCCCGCGGCTCCGGCCACCGGCGCCCGTCCGGGCGCCCGTCCCGGTGCTCCCAAGCCCGGTGCCCGTCCGGCCGGTCCCGGCCAGGGTGGTCCCCGCGGCGACCGTCCCGAGCGTGGCGACCGTCAGGGCGCCCCGCGTCAGGGCGGCCAGGCCCCGCGTCCCGGCGCTCGTCCGGCCGGCCCGCGTCCGGGCAACAACCCCTTCACCTCTGGTGGCTCCACTGGCATGGCGCGCCCGCAGGCGCCCCGTCCCGGCGGCGCCCCGCGTCCCGGTGGCGGAGGTGCCCCGGGCGGTCCGCGTCCGCAGGGCGCGGGTCAGGGTGGTCCCCGTCCGCAGGGCGGTCCCGGTGGCGCTCCGCGTCCCCAGGGCGGTCCGGGCGGTTCCCGTCCCACTCCGGGCGGCATGCCCCGTCCGCAGGCGCCCCGTCCTGGTGGCGGCCCCGGCGGTCCCGGTGGTAACCGTCCGAACCCCGGCATGATGCCGCAGCGTCCCGCTGCGGGTCCGCGTCCCGGTGGCGGTGGCCCCGGCGGCCGTGGTCCCGGCGGCGGCGGCGGTCGTCCCGGTCCCGGTGGCGGCGGTCGTCCGGGCGGCGGAGGCGGCGGCGGCTTCGCCGGCCGTCCCGGTGGCGGCGGCGGTGGCGGCTTCGCGGGTCGTCCCGGCGGTCCTGGTGGCGGTGGCGGCGGTTTCGCCGGTCGTCCCGGTGGTCCCGGTGGCGGCGGCGGTGGCCGTCCCGGCTTCGGCGGTCGTCCGGGTGGTCCCGGTGGCCGTGGTGGCACGCAGGGTGCCTTCGGCCGTCCCGGTGGTCCGGCGCGTCGTGGTCGCAAGTCGAAGCGGCAGAGGCGCCAGGAGTACGAGGCCATGCAGGCCCCGTCGGTCGGCGGCGTGATGCTGCCTCGCGGCAACGGACAGGCCGTCCGACTGTCGCGCGGTGCGTCCCTCACCGACTTCGCGGAGAAGATCAACGCCAACCCGGCGTCGCTCGTCGCCGTGATGATGAACCTGGGCGAGATGGTCACGGCCACGCAGTCCGTCTCGGACGAGACGCTGCTGCTGCTCGGCCAGGAGATGAACTACGAAGTCCAGATCGTCAGCCCGGAGGAGGAGGACCGCGAGCTTCTCGAGTCCTTCGACATCGAGTTCGGCGAGGACGAGGGTGGCGAGGAGTTCCTCGTCGCGCGTCCGCCGGTCGTGACCGTCATGGGTCACGTCGACCACGGTAAGACCCGACTGCTGGACACCATCCGCAAGACGAACGTCGTCGCGGGCGAGGCCGGCGGTATTACGCAGCACATCGGTGCGTACCAGGTCGCGACCGAGGTCAACGACGAACAGCGTCGCATCACCTTCATCGACACCCCGGGTCACGAGGCGTTCACCGCTATGCGTGCCCGTGGTGCGAAGTCGACCGACATCGCGATCCTCGTGGTGGCGGCCAACGACGGTGTGATGCCCCAGACGATCGAGGCGCTGAACCACGCCAAGGCGGCCGACGTGCCGATCGTGGTCGCGGTCAACAAGATCGACGTCGAGGGTGCCGACCCGACGAAGGTGCGCGGTCAGCTCACCGAGTTCGGTCTGGTGGCCGAGGAGTACGGCGGCGACACGATGTTCGTCGACATCTCCGCCAAGCAGGGTCTGAACATCGACCAGCTGCTCGAGGCCGTGGTCCTGACCGCGGACGCCTCGCTCGACCTGCGGGCCAACCCGGAGCAGGACGCGCAGGGCATCGCGATCGAGTCCCACCTCGACCGTGGCCGTGGCGCCGTCGCGACCGTCCTGGTCCAGCGAGGCACCCTGCGGGTCGGCGACACCATGGTGGTCGGCGACGCGTACGGCCGTGTCCGCGCGATGCTCGACGACAAGGGCGAGAACGTGGAAGAGGCGGGTCCCTCGACCCCGGTCCTCGTCCTCGGTCTCACCAACGTCCCGGGCGCCGGCGACAACTTCCTGGTTGTCGACGAGGACCGCACGGCGCGTCAGATCGCAGAGAAGCGCGCGGCGCGCGAGCGCAACGCCAACTTCGCCCGCCGGGGTGTCCGGTTCTCCCTGGAGAACCTGGACGAGGCCCTCAAGGCCGGTCTGGTGCAGGAACTCAACCTCATCATCAAGGGCGACGCGTCCGGTTCGGTGGAGGCTCTCGAGTCCTCGCTGCTCCAGCTCGACGTCGGCGACGAGGTCGACATCCGTGTCCTGCACCGCGGTGTGGGTGCGGTCACCGAGTCCGACATCAACCTGGCGACCGGCTCCGACGCCATCGTCATCGGCTTCAACGTCCGCGCCGCGGGCCGCGCGGCGCAGATGGCGGAGCGCGAGGGTGTCGACGTCCGGTACTACTCGGTGATCTACCAGGCCATCGAGGAGATCGAGGCGGCCCTCAAGGGCATGCTCAAGCCGGAGTACGAGGAGGTCGAGCTCGGCACGGCGGAGATCCGCGAGGTCTTCAAGTCGTCCAAGCTGGGCAACATCGCCGGTGTCCTGGTCCGCTCGGGCGAGGTCAAGCGCAACACCAAGGCGCGCCTCATCCGCGACGGCAAGGTCATCGCGGAGAACCTCACCATCTCCGGCCTGCGTCGCTTCAAGGACGACGTCACCGAGATCCGCGAAGGCTTCGAGGGTGGTATCAACCTCGGAAACTTCAACGACATCAAGGTCGACGACGTCATCGCGACGTACGAGATGCGCGAGAAGCCGCGGTCGTAA
- a CDS encoding ferritin-like domain-containing protein, whose protein sequence is MSETKRTKETKAAREAQLKALQAALGAEHAVVYGYGVVGGKISEARRDAARAAYDAHRARRDELTRAVRDLGGKPDASAAAYALPFAVKDPDTAVRFAAELEERVAGVYSDLVRASTGDARRRAAEALREAAVRAVRWRGESVAFPGLAERAATPSASAPSQT, encoded by the coding sequence GTGAGCGAGACCAAGAGAACGAAGGAAACCAAGGCCGCCAGGGAAGCCCAGCTGAAGGCGCTGCAGGCCGCGCTGGGGGCCGAGCACGCCGTCGTCTACGGATACGGCGTCGTCGGCGGCAAGATCAGCGAGGCCCGGCGGGACGCGGCGCGGGCGGCGTACGACGCCCATCGCGCCCGGCGCGACGAGTTGACGCGGGCCGTGCGGGACCTGGGCGGCAAGCCCGACGCCTCCGCGGCGGCGTATGCGCTGCCCTTCGCCGTGAAGGACCCCGACACGGCGGTGCGGTTCGCGGCCGAACTGGAAGAACGCGTGGCCGGGGTGTATTCCGACCTCGTCCGCGCCTCCACGGGGGACGCGCGGCGCAGGGCCGCCGAGGCGCTGCGCGAGGCGGCGGTGCGCGCGGTGCGCTGGCGCGGCGAGAGCGTAGCCTTCCCTGGTCTCGCCGAGCGGGCGGCCACCCCGTCCGCGTCGGCACCCTCGCAGACGTAA
- a CDS encoding DUF503 domain-containing protein: MYVGTLSFDLLLGDVRSLKEKRSVVRPIVAELQRKYAVSVAETGNQDLHRRAEIGLAVVSGNTEHLRDVLDRCERLVAARPEVELLSVRRRLHTDED, encoded by the coding sequence ATGTATGTGGGGACTCTGTCCTTCGACCTGCTCCTCGGCGACGTTCGCTCGCTGAAGGAGAAACGCTCAGTCGTCCGCCCCATCGTGGCCGAGCTCCAGCGCAAATACGCGGTGAGCGTGGCGGAGACGGGCAACCAGGACCTGCACCGCAGGGCCGAGATCGGTCTCGCGGTGGTCTCCGGAAACACCGAGCACCTCCGCGACGTACTGGACCGGTGCGAACGGCTCGTCGCGGCGCGACCGGAGGTGGAGCTGCTCTCGGTGCGGCGCAGGCTCCACACAGACGAAGATTGA
- a CDS encoding aminoglycoside phosphotransferase family protein: MAFEPPQRLVRALGETQRNGADGTGEWLDKLPELAQQAVDLRELTVERVQAPGGRSSLVVLVRLVDGTPAVLKLAPERARPESERAALAHWDGRGAVRLLNPGDTHGVLLLERLHPEMSVRSLPEAKALLEAAGTLRRLWIEPPAAHVFETVAERTGRQAEAMRATARTDEEVAPLVDAALAARDELLAEPPEERLLHGTFRQSKVLAGDRMPWLAVGPDPVVGECAFDLARLVRDRVEDLIASPSGSTITRRRVKRLAESLDVDQERLRGWTLFRAVESGVRARRVGRPQDAELLLEFAGWL; this comes from the coding sequence ATGGCTTTCGAACCGCCGCAGCGCCTCGTACGGGCACTCGGCGAGACCCAGCGCAACGGCGCCGACGGGACCGGCGAGTGGCTGGACAAGCTGCCCGAGCTGGCCCAACAGGCCGTCGATCTACGCGAGTTGACGGTGGAGCGGGTGCAGGCGCCCGGCGGGCGCAGCAGCCTCGTCGTCCTGGTGCGGCTGGTCGACGGGACGCCCGCCGTGCTGAAGCTGGCGCCCGAGCGGGCCCGTCCGGAGAGCGAGCGGGCCGCGCTCGCCCACTGGGACGGACGCGGCGCGGTCCGGCTCCTCAACCCCGGCGACACCCACGGCGTACTGCTGCTGGAGCGGCTGCATCCGGAGATGAGCGTGCGATCGCTGCCCGAGGCGAAGGCCTTGCTGGAGGCGGCGGGGACGCTGCGGCGGCTGTGGATCGAGCCGCCGGCGGCCCATGTCTTCGAGACCGTCGCCGAGCGGACCGGGCGGCAGGCCGAGGCGATGCGTGCGACGGCGCGCACCGACGAGGAGGTCGCGCCCCTGGTGGACGCGGCGCTCGCGGCCCGCGATGAACTGCTCGCCGAACCGCCCGAGGAACGGCTGCTGCACGGCACCTTCCGGCAGAGCAAGGTACTCGCGGGTGACCGCATGCCCTGGCTGGCCGTGGGCCCCGACCCGGTGGTCGGCGAGTGTGCCTTCGACCTGGCCCGGCTGGTCCGCGACCGGGTCGAGGACCTGATCGCGTCTCCGTCCGGATCGACGATCACACGGCGGCGGGTGAAGCGCCTCGCCGAGTCCCTGGACGTGGACCAGGAACGGCTGCGGGGCTGGACCCTGTTCCGGGCGGTCGAGTCGGGGGTGCGGGCGCGGCGGGTCGGGCGTCCGCAGGACGCGGAGCTGCTGCTGGAGTTCGCCGGCTGGCTCTGA
- a CDS encoding bifunctional riboflavin kinase/FAD synthetase — MQRWRGLEDIPEDWGRSVVTIGSYDGVHRGHQLIIRHAVERARELGVPSVVVTFDPHPSEVVRPGSHPPLLAPHHRRAELMAELGVDALLILPFTTEFSKLSPADFVVKVLVDKLQAKAVVEGPNFRFGHKAAGHVGFLREQGETYDFEVEVVDLYVTGAAGGGEPFSSTLTRRLVAEGDVEGAREILGRPHRVEGIVVRGAQRGRELGFPTANVETLPHTAIPADGVYAGWLQVEGEAMPAAISVGTNPQFDGTERTVEAYAIDRVGLDLYGLHVAVDFLAFVRGQARFESIEALLETMAEDVKRCRELVEAYDADSA, encoded by the coding sequence GTGCAGCGCTGGCGTGGCTTGGAGGACATCCCCGAGGACTGGGGGCGCAGCGTCGTCACCATCGGTTCCTACGACGGGGTGCACCGTGGGCACCAGCTGATCATCCGGCATGCCGTGGAACGCGCCCGGGAGCTGGGCGTGCCCTCCGTCGTCGTCACCTTCGACCCGCACCCCAGCGAGGTCGTGCGCCCCGGCAGCCACCCCCCGCTGCTCGCCCCGCACCACCGCCGCGCCGAGCTGATGGCCGAGCTGGGCGTGGACGCGCTGCTCATCCTTCCCTTCACCACCGAGTTCTCGAAGCTGTCGCCCGCCGACTTCGTGGTGAAGGTCCTGGTCGACAAGCTGCAGGCCAAGGCCGTCGTCGAGGGCCCCAACTTCCGCTTCGGCCACAAGGCCGCGGGTCATGTCGGCTTCCTGCGCGAGCAGGGGGAGACGTACGACTTCGAGGTCGAGGTCGTCGATCTGTACGTGACGGGTGCGGCGGGCGGTGGCGAGCCCTTCTCCTCGACCCTCACCCGGCGGCTCGTGGCCGAGGGCGATGTCGAGGGCGCGCGCGAGATCCTCGGACGTCCGCACCGCGTCGAGGGCATCGTCGTCCGCGGCGCCCAGCGCGGCCGCGAGCTCGGCTTCCCGACGGCGAACGTCGAGACCCTCCCGCACACCGCCATCCCCGCGGACGGCGTTTACGCCGGCTGGCTGCAGGTCGAGGGCGAGGCGATGCCCGCGGCGATCTCCGTCGGCACGAACCCGCAGTTCGACGGCACCGAGCGCACCGTCGAGGCCTATGCCATCGACCGCGTCGGCCTCGACCTGTACGGCCTGCACGTCGCCGTCGACTTCCTGGCCTTCGTCCGCGGCCAGGCCAGGTTCGAAAGCATCGAGGCGCTCCTTGAGACCATGGCCGAGGACGTGAAGCGCTGCCGCGAGCTGGTCGAGGCGTACGACGCCGACTCCGCGTAG
- the nusA gene encoding transcription termination factor NusA: MDIDMSALRGLVREKEISFDLLVEAIEAALLIAYHRTEGSRRHARVELNRETGHVTVWAKEDPEDLEEGQEAREFDDTPSGFGRIAATTAKQVILQRLRDAQDDATLGEYAGREGDIVTGVVQQGRDPKNVLVDIGKLEAILPVQEQVPGENYEHGLRLRSYVVRVAKGVRGPSVTLSRTHPNLVKKLFALEVPEIADGSVEIAAIAREAGHRTKIAVRSTRSGLNAKGACIGPMGGRVRNVMAELNGEKIDIVDWSDDPAEMVANALSPARVSKVEVVDLAARSARVTVPDYQLSLAIGKEGQNARLAARLTGWRIDIRPDTEQPAE, encoded by the coding sequence GTGGACATCGACATGAGTGCCCTGCGGGGCTTGGTACGGGAGAAGGAGATCTCCTTCGACCTGCTGGTCGAGGCGATCGAGGCGGCCCTCCTCATCGCCTACCACCGCACCGAGGGAAGCCGCCGCCACGCGCGCGTGGAGCTCAACCGGGAGACCGGCCATGTGACCGTGTGGGCGAAGGAGGACCCCGAGGACCTGGAGGAGGGGCAGGAGGCGCGCGAGTTCGACGACACCCCGTCCGGGTTCGGCCGGATCGCCGCGACCACCGCCAAGCAGGTCATCCTCCAGCGCCTGCGGGACGCGCAGGACGACGCGACCCTCGGCGAGTACGCCGGACGTGAGGGCGACATCGTCACGGGTGTGGTCCAGCAGGGCCGCGACCCCAAGAACGTCCTCGTCGACATCGGCAAGCTGGAGGCCATCCTGCCGGTGCAGGAGCAGGTCCCCGGCGAGAACTACGAGCACGGCCTGCGCCTGCGCTCATACGTCGTCCGAGTGGCGAAGGGCGTCCGCGGCCCGTCCGTGACGCTGTCCCGTACGCACCCCAATCTGGTGAAGAAGCTCTTCGCCCTGGAGGTGCCGGAGATCGCCGACGGATCCGTCGAGATCGCCGCCATCGCGCGCGAGGCCGGTCACCGTACGAAGATCGCCGTCCGGTCCACCCGGTCGGGGCTCAACGCCAAGGGCGCCTGCATCGGCCCCATGGGCGGCCGCGTGCGCAATGTCATGGCCGAGCTGAACGGCGAGAAGATCGACATCGTCGACTGGTCGGACGATCCGGCCGAGATGGTGGCGAACGCGCTCTCCCCGGCCCGTGTGTCCAAGGTAGAGGTCGTCGACCTCGCGGCCCGCTCCGCGCGCGTCACGGTCCCGGACTACCAGCTGTCGCTGGCGATCGGCAAGGAAGGGCAGAATGCCCGGCTTGCCGCCCGGCTCACGGGCTGGCGGATCGACATCCGTCCGGACACCGAGCAGCCCGCCGAGTAG
- the rbfA gene encoding 30S ribosome-binding factor RbfA, with amino-acid sequence MADNARAKRLADLIREVVAQKLQRGIKDPRLGTHVTITDTRVTGDLREATVFYTVYGDDGKRAAAAAGLESAKGVLRSAVGAAAGVKFTPTLTFVADALPDTAKTIEDLLDKARASDAKVREVSAGATFAGDADPYKKPGEDDEDDATE; translated from the coding sequence GTGGCCGACAACGCGCGGGCGAAGAGGCTGGCGGACCTCATCCGAGAGGTGGTGGCCCAGAAGCTGCAGCGCGGGATCAAGGACCCGCGGCTCGGCACACACGTCACGATCACGGACACCCGGGTCACCGGGGATCTCCGGGAGGCGACCGTCTTCTACACGGTGTACGGGGACGACGGGAAGCGCGCGGCGGCCGCCGCGGGCCTGGAGAGCGCCAAGGGCGTGCTTCGCTCGGCGGTCGGCGCGGCGGCGGGTGTGAAGTTCACGCCGACGCTGACCTTCGTCGCCGACGCCCTGCCGGACACCGCCAAGACCATCGAGGACCTGCTCGACAAGGCGCGGGCCTCCGACGCCAAGGTGCGCGAGGTCTCGGCCGGCGCCACCTTCGCCGGTGACGCGGACCCGTACAAGAAGCCGGGCGAGGACGACGAGGACGACGCCACCGAATGA
- a CDS encoding YlxR family protein, with protein MSGRTRACACPERTCVGCRERAAKADLLRIVAVEGECVPDHRGTLPGRGAYVHPALVCLDLAVRRRAFPRALRAPGALDTAALRLYVEQTTP; from the coding sequence GTGTCTGGCCGGACGCGAGCCTGCGCATGCCCTGAACGCACCTGTGTGGGGTGCCGGGAGCGAGCGGCCAAGGCGGATCTGCTGCGGATCGTGGCGGTCGAGGGCGAATGCGTCCCCGATCATCGCGGTACGCTGCCCGGCCGGGGTGCGTATGTACACCCCGCCCTGGTCTGTCTCGACCTGGCGGTACGCCGCCGGGCGTTCCCACGGGCGCTGCGTGCCCCGGGAGCGCTCGACACAGCGGCGTTGCGCCTCTACGTCGAGCAGACAACCCCGTAA
- the truB gene encoding tRNA pseudouridine(55) synthase TruB — protein sequence MTQKHRTPDGLVIVDKPSGFTSHDVVAKMRGIARTRRVGHAGTLDPMATGVLVLGVEKATKLLGHLALTEKEYLGTIRLGQSTLTDDAEGDITSSTDASGVKRDAVDAGIAKLTGDIMQVPSKVSAIKIDGVRSYKRAREGEDFEIPARPVTISSFAVYDVRDAVAEDGTPVLDLVVSVVCSSGTYIRALARDLGADLGVGGHLTALRRTRVGPYKLDSARTLGQLQEELTVMPIAEAAAAAFPRWDVDAKRARLLLNGVRLEMPEEYAGKGPVGVFDPEGRFLALVEEQKGKAKSLAVFG from the coding sequence ATGACCCAGAAGCACCGGACGCCCGACGGGCTTGTCATCGTCGACAAGCCGTCGGGGTTCACTTCGCACGACGTGGTCGCCAAGATGCGCGGGATCGCCAGGACCCGCCGCGTCGGACACGCCGGCACCCTCGACCCCATGGCGACGGGCGTGCTCGTCCTCGGCGTCGAGAAGGCGACCAAGCTCCTCGGACACCTCGCGCTGACCGAGAAGGAGTACCTGGGCACCATCAGGCTCGGCCAGAGCACGCTCACCGACGACGCCGAGGGTGACATCACGTCGTCCACCGACGCCTCCGGCGTGAAGCGGGATGCCGTCGACGCCGGGATCGCCAAGCTGACCGGCGACATCATGCAGGTGCCGTCCAAGGTCAGCGCCATCAAGATCGACGGCGTGCGCTCGTACAAGCGGGCGCGCGAGGGCGAGGACTTCGAGATCCCGGCCCGTCCGGTGACCATCTCGTCGTTCGCGGTGTACGACGTCCGTGACGCCGTCGCCGAGGACGGGACCCCGGTACTCGACCTGGTCGTCTCCGTCGTCTGCTCGTCCGGGACGTACATCCGGGCGCTGGCTCGCGACCTGGGCGCGGACCTGGGCGTCGGCGGTCATCTCACCGCCCTGCGCCGCACCCGCGTCGGCCCGTACAAGCTCGACTCCGCGCGCACCCTCGGTCAGCTCCAGGAGGAGCTGACCGTGATGCCGATCGCGGAGGCGGCCGCCGCCGCGTTCCCGCGCTGGGACGTGGACGCCAAGCGGGCGCGGCTGCTGCTGAACGGCGTACGCCTGGAGATGCCCGAGGAGTACGCGGGCAAGGGCCCCGTCGGGGTCTTCGATCCCGAGGGGCGGTTCCTCGCGCTGGTGGAGGAGCAGAAGGGGAAGGCGAAGAGCCTGGCCGTGTTCGGCTGA
- a CDS encoding proline--tRNA ligase encodes MAQVQRMSRLMVKTLRDDPADAEVLSHKLLVRAGYVRRTAAGVWSWLPLGKKVLANVERIVREEMDAIGAQEVSLPALLPKEPYEATGRWEEYGPELFRLNDRKGGDYLLGPTHEEIFTLLVKDQCTSYKDLPVILYQIQNKYRDEARPRAGILRGREFLMKDSYSFDLEDEGLARSYALHRAAYQKIFARLGLDYRICAATAGAMGGSKSEEFLAPAAAGEDTFADCPNCDYAANTEAITYALQPVDADGVPALEEIPTPDTPTIETLAAHLNVPASATLKNLLIKVDGEIVAIGVPGDREVDMGKVEAHFAPAPVELVTAEDFVGRDDLVRGYVGPQGLEKVRYLADPRVAPGTSWITGANKEGVHAKNVVAGRDFEVDEYVDSVVVQEGDPCPNCGTGLKLDRAIEIGHIFQLGRKYADALQLDVLGQQGKPVRVTMGSYGIGVSRAVAALAEQHADEQGLCWPKEVAPADVHVVAAGKALQTELALDVSDKLAAAGVRVLVDDRAGVSPGVKFTDAELIGVPKILVAGRRSAEGVLELKDRRTGEREELTVDEAIARLTA; translated from the coding sequence ATGGCCCAGGTCCAGCGCATGTCCCGGTTGATGGTCAAGACACTGCGCGACGACCCGGCGGACGCCGAGGTGCTCAGCCACAAGCTGCTGGTGCGCGCCGGCTATGTGCGCCGCACCGCCGCGGGCGTGTGGTCCTGGCTGCCGCTCGGCAAGAAGGTCCTGGCCAACGTCGAGCGGATCGTCCGCGAGGAGATGGACGCCATCGGCGCGCAGGAGGTCTCGCTGCCCGCTCTGCTGCCCAAGGAGCCCTACGAGGCGACCGGCCGCTGGGAGGAGTACGGCCCCGAGCTGTTCCGCCTGAACGACCGCAAGGGCGGTGACTACCTCCTCGGCCCGACCCACGAGGAGATCTTCACGCTCCTGGTCAAGGACCAGTGCACGTCCTACAAGGACCTGCCGGTGATCCTCTACCAGATCCAGAACAAGTACCGCGACGAGGCCCGCCCGCGCGCCGGCATCCTGCGCGGCCGCGAGTTCCTGATGAAGGACTCGTACTCCTTCGACCTGGAGGACGAGGGCCTCGCCCGGTCCTACGCCCTGCACCGTGCGGCGTACCAGAAGATCTTCGCGCGCCTCGGCCTGGACTACCGCATCTGCGCAGCCACCGCGGGCGCCATGGGCGGCTCCAAGTCCGAGGAGTTCCTCGCCCCGGCCGCCGCCGGCGAGGACACCTTCGCCGACTGCCCCAACTGCGACTACGCCGCCAACACCGAGGCGATCACGTACGCGCTGCAGCCGGTGGACGCCGACGGCGTGCCCGCCCTCGAAGAGATCCCGACCCCGGACACCCCGACGATCGAGACGCTCGCCGCGCACCTGAACGTCCCGGCCTCCGCCACCCTGAAGAACCTCCTCATCAAGGTGGACGGCGAGATCGTCGCGATCGGCGTCCCCGGCGACCGCGAGGTCGACATGGGCAAGGTCGAGGCGCACTTCGCCCCGGCCCCCGTCGAACTCGTCACCGCCGAGGACTTCGTGGGCCGCGACGACCTCGTACGCGGCTACGTCGGCCCGCAGGGCCTGGAGAAGGTCCGCTACCTCGCCGACCCGCGCGTCGCCCCCGGCACCTCCTGGATCACCGGCGCCAACAAGGAGGGCGTGCACGCGAAGAACGTCGTCGCGGGCCGTGACTTCGAGGTCGACGAGTACGTCGACTCCGTGGTCGTGCAGGAAGGCGACCCCTGCCCGAACTGCGGCACCGGCCTCAAGCTGGACCGCGCGATCGAGATCGGCCACATCTTCCAGCTCGGCCGCAAGTACGCCGACGCCCTCCAGCTCGACGTCCTCGGCCAGCAGGGCAAGCCGGTCCGCGTGACCATGGGCTCGTACGGCATCGGCGTCTCCCGCGCGGTCGCGGCCCTCGCCGAGCAGCACGCCGACGAGCAGGGCCTGTGCTGGCCGAAGGAGGTCGCCCCGGCCGATGTCCACGTGGTCGCCGCGGGCAAGGCCCTGCAGACGGAGCTGGCTCTCGACGTCTCCGACAAGCTGGCCGCGGCCGGCGTCCGCGTCCTGGTCGACGACCGCGCCGGCGTCTCCCCGGGCGTGAAGTTCACGGACGCCGAGCTCATCGGCGTACCGAAGATCCTGGTGGCGGGCCGCCGCTCCGCCGAGGGTGTCCTGGAGCTCAAGGACCGCCGCACCGGCGAGCGCGAGGAGCTGACGGTGGACGAGGCGATCGCCCGCCTGACCGCGTGA
- the rimP gene encoding ribosome maturation factor RimP, with product MSTTQSERLRELLEPLVSSQGLDFEEVEVESVGRKRVLRVVVDSDTGADLDAIADVSRALSAKLDETDAMGEGEYTLEVGTPGAERELKEHRHYVRATDRLVKFQLAEGGDLVARIMKVEDDGLDVEVPGVKGRKATARRLAFEDIAKARVQVEFSRKNKNEQHEENVEEA from the coding sequence ATGAGCACCACCCAGAGCGAGAGGCTGCGAGAACTGCTGGAACCGCTCGTGAGCTCCCAGGGCCTCGACTTCGAAGAGGTCGAAGTGGAATCCGTCGGCCGCAAGCGTGTACTGCGCGTCGTCGTCGACTCCGACACCGGGGCGGATCTGGACGCGATCGCCGATGTGAGCCGCGCGCTCTCGGCGAAGCTCGACGAGACGGACGCGATGGGCGAGGGCGAGTACACCCTCGAGGTCGGAACCCCCGGTGCCGAGCGTGAGCTCAAGGAGCACCGTCACTACGTACGCGCCACCGACCGCCTGGTGAAGTTCCAACTGGCGGAAGGCGGCGACCTGGTCGCCCGGATCATGAAGGTCGAGGACGACGGTCTCGACGTCGAAGTGCCCGGAGTGAAGGGACGCAAGGCCACCGCCCGGCGTCTCGCCTTCGAGGACATCGCCAAGGCGCGCGTCCAGGTCGAGTTCAGCCGTAAGAACAAGAACGAACAGCACGAAGAGAACGTGGAGGAGGCGTAG